In Cryptomeria japonica chromosome 10, Sugi_1.0, whole genome shotgun sequence, a genomic segment contains:
- the LOC131054888 gene encoding mediator of RNA polymerase II transcription subunit 15a, whose protein sequence is MDTLQRHMPFTGPDGTNELKKIAVRFEDKVFAAAVDQEDYLRKISLKMLSLRNHVSRDGNFFSANQLATTTVESNPARAQAKA, encoded by the exons ATGGATACTCTCCAAAGACATATGCCATTTACAGGTCCTGATGGCACAAATGAACTTAAAAAGATTGCTGTGCGATTTGAAGATAAGGTTTTTGCAGCTGCTGTGGATCAG GAAGATTATCTGCGCAAAATATCTCTCAAGATGCTATCACTTAGAAATCATGTTTCTCGAGATGGAAATTTCTTTAGTGCCAACCAGCTGGCAACAACCACAGTTGAATCTAATCCAGCAAGAGCTCAAGCAAAGGCTTGA